From Draconibacterium halophilum, one genomic window encodes:
- a CDS encoding eCIS core domain-containing protein: MSGNRSSKEYKPSAALANRAQPFIQPSLKVGQPGDKYEKEADQMADQILENGKAHPGQENAFFSPVNPVQLKTETASDSLFQPSVEQGVEKVEEEETQLKLKPESEFQNRQDQSFLVEAKPANTVVQTNPETEDELQKQEEEEEAVQAKEFVQKSAGLPEEEKDNDPIQTKSDQPGDVSSIESSLSSATRGNTLDNATRSEMESGFDADFSDVKVHTGNEAVQMSENINAQAFTHGNDIYFNEGKYNPGSDSGKHLLAHELTHTVQQGASLQRKMIQKEENEENTTTTENTNNEAEQSTGSLSTGIVDNTNRTITYESIPVTAFKLTDHRAAKYNSFNLRRASNYSGSRQRNNVNQLNIWRDEVDTDEIETKLTDKYNQAAGVESSRSGRFDIYAFKVQDSERGYITGTMNNIVREAAIPKWNDKGESPAYMQVDHIVEMQISGFSDENADGHPVNDISNMELLNAGENRQSGEIIRESVENKVENTIDDEDAHSAIVERLPSIEEQENKQDKISLVKSNYDLVFNSAVPGGGPSAITSDKFWTQNQIESGDQLNQLVPVNMSELGAEDNILVFPRKYHPIATPFRWNGSNTNPRRNERNYFSPWRVVRKEFFNNPESEILGHFDLEFPDNDPVIRATGGQVEIKKLPGAQFAGYVDNVEGISASRHAIISAGNIAAKQFSPIRLDTINFNDNGVVIDGKVLPTLGFIENAEIDLHIENGEILLSKTFVSNDLDLPAPFVLENSSLTIFASSERGLGISGRVDFGINNVGEGHIGAAASTSGGFELEGAFNFDSELFDPAEINVEYRENTWTIGGEIGIPEGKVRGIKSATITASYSENNFSASGDAELDIPGIEQGTLEVEYSDEGFSVGGEFNLSSEIPGISGGNVSATVAKEEGEEGYSISISGSAQPDIPGIDSELSVSYENGALTIEGSAGYERGMLSGNVRVGATNRTIDEEGQPTGEPDGTMRVYGGGDLTLQLTPWLEATAGVEFLPNGEMEVSGRIRLPSAVDVFDRREFNRNLFSVPTIEIPIFAIPLGPRSIGLVAQISGGLDFSAGFGPGQLREVYAEVTYNPDHEDETEIHGHGEFAVPADAGLTLRGDLGLGVSVAIASLSGGIELAGTLGLEGEASAMVDLSWSPQTGVVLDAEGRIMVNPQFTFDVNAFARASLGIGWFSISETWRHNLVSFSWGPDIQFGVVFPVHYQEDQPFDISFDDIEVIYPDLDVVDMAKELAGDIKDDIFD, encoded by the coding sequence ATGTCAGGAAACAGATCATCGAAAGAATATAAGCCTTCGGCAGCATTAGCTAATCGTGCTCAGCCTTTTATTCAACCCAGTTTGAAGGTTGGGCAACCCGGCGATAAGTATGAAAAAGAGGCCGATCAAATGGCTGATCAGATTCTGGAAAACGGAAAAGCTCATCCCGGTCAAGAGAATGCATTTTTTTCACCCGTAAATCCGGTTCAACTTAAAACCGAAACTGCTTCAGATTCTTTGTTTCAGCCTTCAGTAGAGCAAGGAGTGGAAAAGGTGGAAGAGGAAGAAACGCAGCTAAAATTGAAACCAGAATCTGAATTTCAAAATAGGCAGGATCAATCTTTTCTTGTTGAAGCAAAACCGGCAAATACGGTAGTACAAACTAACCCTGAAACAGAAGACGAGCTGCAAAAACAGGAGGAGGAAGAAGAGGCTGTGCAAGCGAAAGAATTCGTGCAAAAGAGTGCTGGTTTGCCTGAAGAGGAAAAAGACAACGACCCGATTCAAACAAAATCGGATCAGCCCGGAGATGTTTCATCCATTGAATCATCGCTGAGTTCTGCAACTAGAGGAAACACTCTTGATAATGCCACCCGATCGGAAATGGAATCTGGATTTGATGCTGATTTTAGCGACGTAAAAGTACATACCGGAAATGAGGCTGTGCAAATGAGTGAAAACATCAATGCACAGGCGTTTACACACGGCAACGACATTTATTTTAACGAAGGAAAGTACAATCCGGGCAGCGATTCAGGAAAACATTTACTGGCGCATGAATTAACACACACCGTGCAGCAGGGAGCATCGCTTCAGCGAAAAATGATTCAGAAGGAGGAGAATGAAGAAAATACAACTACTACGGAGAACACAAATAATGAGGCAGAACAATCAACGGGAAGCCTTTCAACGGGCATTGTAGATAACACTAACCGAACGATTACGTACGAATCTATTCCGGTTACAGCATTTAAACTTACTGATCACCGTGCCGCCAAATACAATTCTTTTAATCTACGAAGGGCATCAAATTACTCGGGTAGCCGCCAAAGAAATAATGTCAACCAACTCAATATTTGGAGAGACGAAGTAGATACAGATGAAATTGAAACTAAATTAACTGATAAGTACAATCAGGCAGCCGGCGTTGAATCAAGCAGGTCAGGAAGGTTCGATATTTATGCGTTCAAGGTTCAAGATTCCGAACGTGGTTACATAACAGGAACCATGAACAACATTGTCCGCGAAGCAGCCATTCCTAAATGGAACGATAAAGGAGAAAGTCCGGCATACATGCAGGTAGATCATATTGTTGAAATGCAAATATCAGGTTTTTCCGATGAAAATGCTGATGGTCATCCCGTTAACGACATTTCAAATATGGAGTTACTAAATGCCGGTGAAAACAGGCAGTCAGGAGAAATAATTCGAGAATCGGTTGAAAACAAAGTTGAAAATACCATTGACGACGAAGATGCACACAGTGCTATAGTTGAACGATTGCCATCGATTGAAGAGCAGGAAAACAAACAAGACAAAATTTCACTGGTAAAAAGCAATTATGATCTGGTATTCAACTCGGCTGTTCCCGGCGGTGGCCCCTCAGCTATAACAAGCGATAAATTCTGGACCCAAAACCAAATTGAAAGTGGTGATCAATTGAATCAGCTTGTTCCGGTTAATATGAGCGAATTGGGAGCAGAAGATAATATCCTTGTATTTCCGCGAAAATATCATCCAATTGCAACGCCTTTCAGGTGGAATGGTTCGAATACCAATCCAAGAAGAAACGAAAGAAACTACTTTAGCCCCTGGCGAGTTGTTAGAAAAGAATTCTTTAACAATCCGGAGTCTGAAATTTTAGGTCATTTTGATCTCGAATTTCCTGACAATGATCCAGTAATTCGCGCAACCGGAGGACAAGTAGAAATTAAAAAGTTGCCAGGTGCACAATTTGCCGGCTATGTTGATAATGTAGAAGGAATATCAGCAAGTAGACATGCGATAATAAGCGCAGGTAATATCGCAGCCAAACAATTTAGCCCGATCAGGCTAGACACAATCAATTTTAACGATAATGGCGTTGTAATTGACGGGAAGGTGCTACCCACACTTGGTTTTATTGAAAATGCCGAGATTGATTTACACATTGAAAATGGTGAAATTTTACTTTCTAAAACATTTGTTAGCAATGATTTAGATCTTCCTGCTCCGTTTGTTCTTGAAAACAGTTCGCTCACGATTTTTGCCAGTTCTGAGCGTGGGCTGGGAATAAGTGGAAGAGTCGATTTCGGAATCAATAACGTTGGTGAGGGGCACATTGGAGCCGCTGCGTCAACTTCTGGAGGCTTTGAACTGGAAGGTGCCTTTAACTTCGATTCTGAACTTTTTGATCCGGCAGAGATTAATGTGGAATACCGCGAAAATACCTGGACAATTGGCGGAGAGATTGGTATTCCGGAAGGGAAAGTACGTGGGATAAAAAGTGCAACCATTACAGCCAGTTACAGCGAAAATAACTTTTCAGCCTCCGGCGATGCTGAACTCGATATTCCAGGAATTGAGCAAGGAACACTGGAAGTTGAATACAGTGATGAAGGATTTTCTGTAGGTGGCGAATTTAATTTAAGTTCAGAAATACCCGGTATCAGTGGCGGGAATGTTTCTGCCACGGTGGCAAAGGAGGAGGGCGAAGAAGGTTATAGTATTAGTATTTCCGGATCTGCCCAGCCCGATATTCCCGGCATTGATTCTGAACTCTCGGTGAGCTACGAAAACGGTGCACTGACCATTGAAGGCAGTGCTGGCTACGAACGCGGAATGTTAAGCGGAAATGTTAGGGTAGGAGCTACCAACCGTACCATCGATGAAGAAGGGCAGCCAACCGGCGAACCCGATGGAACGATGCGTGTTTACGGTGGCGGCGATCTTACACTGCAACTAACACCGTGGCTTGAAGCAACGGCCGGAGTAGAATTTTTGCCTAATGGCGAAATGGAAGTTTCAGGAAGAATAAGACTGCCCAGCGCTGTTGATGTTTTCGATCGGAGAGAATTCAACAGAAACCTGTTTTCAGTTCCAACGATTGAAATACCTATTTTTGCCATTCCGCTCGGTCCACGCAGTATCGGGCTTGTGGCTCAGATCAGTGGCGGACTCGATTTCTCGGCAGGGTTTGGTCCTGGCCAGTTGCGAGAAGTGTATGCCGAAGTTACTTATAATCCCGACCACGAAGACGAAACTGAAATTCACGGACATGGCGAATTTGCCGTACCTGCCGATGCCGGTTTAACGCTGCGTGGCGATCTCGGATTGGGAGTGAGCGTTGCCATTGCCAGCCTTTCAGGAGGTATTGAGCTGGCCGGTACACTGGGACTGGAAGGTGAGGCTTCCGCGATGGTTGATCTGTCGTGGAGTCCCCAAACCGGGGTTGTGCTTGATGCCGAAGGACGGATCATGGTAAATCCGCAATTCACATTCGATGTGAATGCATTTGCACGAGCAAGCCTGGGAATTGGCTGGTTCTCCATTTCAGAAACCTGGCGACACAACCTCGTCTCATTCAGCTGGGGACCCGATATTCAGTTTGGAGTGGTGTTCCCGGTGCATTATCAGGAAGATCAACCTTTCGATATTTCATTCGATGATATAGAAGTAATTTATCCTGATCTGGACGTGGTGGATATGGCAAAAGAACTGGCTGGCGATATTAAAGACGATATTTTTGATTAA
- a CDS encoding eCIS core domain-containing protein, producing MKTSVRKYRGYGRSQRPFFAVQPKLKVGQVGDKYEQEADNIADAVVDRNTEIGNADGDRQVQNNTLSESISPLVQHDLEELGQAQNSVMEEEEALQTQAVEEEEEALQMQSEEDEEMVQTQIEEEEEPLQMQVEEEEEEPVQMQVESEEEEVMMPKLEGKSVTDSSSNVETGLKQNNSNGKPMDNPIQAEMESGFGADFSSVRIHDDSNAAKLNQQMGAKAFTNGKDIYFNDGNYNPASEEGKHLLAHELAHTIQQTGYVKPNLQMAMDDNRDLVADRFSGNRTLEACLDGERRLGYGYSGRPVSLIQRALVDAGFPLPVHGVDGIFRSETRATVQRFQRSSSLPETGVIDARTMSALDGLFSWGSPSLPTGTPGTVAPSITSETINIAPDGSADNRTTVGVGEFVRFTGNTEGTWSATSGRIIGLNSGQNMVWEAPATPSISIISLTNQAGTANIIFSTLPPRGISLQRSNILPIPAGTLGAAMEANITVLPLNVNLGRTQWFEEPGPATSVSGYFTRFSAADLHHDPTAHYLPVDDMNRGLVDEAAWRGGNPPFADGYHEWVIPNKYKIDGEPDARGRVFTNVTQSFFVTSTGNFMVAKAGAFIFRTINNFTF from the coding sequence ATGAAAACGAGTGTCAGAAAATATAGGGGTTACGGAAGAAGCCAACGACCATTTTTTGCGGTTCAACCCAAATTAAAAGTTGGCCAGGTTGGAGATAAGTACGAACAGGAAGCAGACAATATCGCCGATGCAGTTGTGGACAGAAATACTGAAATCGGTAATGCGGATGGTGACCGACAGGTACAAAACAATACCTTGTCTGAATCGATTTCACCACTTGTACAGCACGATTTGGAAGAACTGGGACAGGCCCAAAATTCTGTAATGGAGGAAGAAGAAGCCTTGCAAACACAGGCCGTAGAGGAAGAAGAAGAAGCGCTGCAAATGCAAAGCGAAGAAGATGAGGAGATGGTTCAAACTCAGATTGAGGAAGAGGAAGAACCATTGCAAATGCAGGTTGAAGAAGAAGAGGAGGAGCCTGTTCAAATGCAGGTGGAATCAGAAGAAGAGGAAGTAATGATGCCAAAATTGGAGGGGAAATCTGTTACGGATTCATCTTCGAATGTTGAAACCGGTTTAAAACAAAACAACAGCAACGGCAAGCCAATGGATAATCCAATTCAGGCAGAAATGGAAAGTGGTTTTGGAGCAGATTTTAGTTCGGTAAGGATTCACGATGATAGTAATGCCGCCAAACTAAACCAACAAATGGGAGCCAAAGCTTTCACCAACGGAAAAGATATTTATTTCAACGATGGAAATTACAATCCTGCTTCGGAAGAAGGAAAACATTTGCTGGCACACGAATTAGCACACACCATTCAGCAAACCGGTTATGTGAAGCCAAACCTGCAAATGGCAATGGATGATAATCGCGATTTGGTGGCAGATCGCTTTAGTGGTAATCGTACGTTGGAAGCCTGTTTAGATGGAGAACGGAGGCTGGGCTATGGCTACTCCGGACGTCCGGTTTCATTGATACAGCGGGCTTTGGTTGATGCCGGATTCCCACTGCCAGTCCATGGTGTTGATGGAATTTTTAGGTCTGAAACCCGGGCAACCGTGCAACGATTCCAACGATCTTCTTCATTACCTGAAACCGGAGTGATTGATGCACGAACCATGTCGGCCCTCGATGGCTTGTTCTCATGGGGTAGTCCTTCGCTGCCTACAGGCACTCCCGGTACCGTAGCTCCAAGCATTACTTCGGAAACCATTAATATTGCTCCCGACGGATCGGCTGATAACAGAACGACTGTAGGTGTTGGTGAATTTGTTCGCTTCACAGGAAACACAGAAGGAACCTGGTCGGCAACAAGTGGGCGCATCATTGGTTTAAATTCAGGGCAAAATATGGTTTGGGAAGCTCCGGCTACTCCATCCATTAGTATCATTAGCCTTACCAATCAGGCCGGAACAGCCAACATTATTTTTTCCACTTTACCTCCCCGGGGTATATCCCTGCAACGATCAAATATTTTGCCTATTCCCGCCGGAACACTTGGTGCGGCAATGGAAGCTAATATTACCGTACTTCCTTTGAATGTAAACCTCGGGCGAACCCAGTGGTTTGAGGAACCCGGACCAGCAACCAGCGTATCGGGCTATTTCACCCGCTTTTCAGCAGCAGACCTGCATCATGATCCAACAGCGCATTATTTGCCGGTTGATGATATGAACCGTGGACTCGTTGATGAGGCCGCCTGGCGTGGGGGCAATCCACCGTTTGCCGACGGTTATCACGAATGGGTGATTCCAAATAAGTATAAAATTGATGGCGAGCCGGATGCTCGGGGAAGAGTGTTTACGAATGTAACGCAGTCATTCTTTGTTACTTCCACCGGAAATTTTATGGTGGCAAAAGCCGGAGCCTTCATTTTTCGAACCATTAATAATTTCACCTTTTAA
- a CDS encoding contractile injection system tape measure protein, producing the protein MNADRHIIDKVFLDINAISETEAYWLKDHISSFLNDLVFPGLEQLFNDMGERDSISRFERINLDISLDNWDDPNVLRIEIENQLRQKIAFAAIEKRYPVNGDKNGAKGISGYHESNKISGEQNQQSIFLFFLKNGYLPWFGQKSDVDQLLSEKEWIKNMETERFVTKVKELLKSDETVLQRFVWQLPTRNSIQFINSFKAFDFPADSGVNTFMKKLTNTLRNHFISVLLKISIGKDESDWKPELIRFYASYLSENHSHKTLEDQIHQLGNKLKNISRHTNLVLTQKDCDKVSVLLKQNARNQLAEKGRTKQKERKIENDPTIISQGNNFTVKKEPLFFDKDTGEIAVQNAGQVLFHPFLKLFFQKFNWLDKASNIKDDNRIKALQTLHYCATGNDQFFEGDLVLEKFLCDVPLKTTIPGSSLLNEAVKSEADNMLRELIKNWPALKNTSPDGLREMFVKRSGKLIQKDRNFKLIVERKTQDILLDKLPWNMSIIKLPWKKELIFVEW; encoded by the coding sequence TTGAATGCCGACCGACATATAATTGACAAAGTTTTTCTCGATATCAATGCGATTAGCGAGACCGAAGCTTACTGGTTAAAAGACCATATTAGTTCGTTTTTAAACGATCTGGTTTTTCCGGGGTTGGAACAACTGTTCAATGATATGGGAGAGCGTGACAGCATTTCACGTTTCGAAAGAATTAATCTCGATATTTCGCTTGATAACTGGGATGATCCTAATGTTTTGCGGATAGAAATTGAAAATCAGCTTCGGCAAAAAATTGCATTTGCAGCCATTGAAAAACGCTATCCGGTAAATGGTGATAAAAACGGAGCAAAAGGTATTTCAGGATACCATGAATCCAATAAGATATCAGGAGAACAAAACCAACAAAGCATATTCTTATTCTTTCTCAAAAATGGGTATTTACCTTGGTTTGGGCAGAAATCAGATGTCGATCAGCTGCTCTCAGAAAAAGAGTGGATAAAAAATATGGAGACGGAGCGTTTTGTGACCAAAGTAAAAGAGCTTTTAAAATCGGATGAAACAGTTCTTCAACGATTTGTTTGGCAACTGCCAACTCGTAACAGTATTCAGTTTATCAACTCATTTAAGGCATTTGATTTTCCTGCCGATTCAGGGGTGAATACTTTTATGAAGAAACTGACTAATACGCTCAGAAATCACTTTATTTCCGTTTTATTGAAGATCAGTATAGGAAAGGATGAATCAGATTGGAAACCGGAACTAATCAGGTTTTATGCTTCTTATTTATCGGAGAATCATTCTCATAAAACTTTGGAAGATCAAATACATCAGCTCGGGAATAAGCTTAAAAATATTTCTCGGCACACAAATTTAGTGCTCACGCAAAAAGATTGCGACAAGGTTTCGGTTTTATTAAAACAGAATGCCCGGAATCAACTTGCGGAAAAGGGGAGAACAAAACAAAAAGAGCGTAAAATTGAAAATGATCCTACCATTATTTCACAAGGGAACAATTTTACCGTGAAAAAAGAACCGCTGTTTTTTGATAAAGACACTGGCGAAATCGCCGTTCAAAATGCAGGGCAGGTTCTTTTTCACCCCTTTTTAAAACTATTTTTTCAGAAATTTAACTGGCTCGATAAAGCCTCAAATATCAAGGACGATAATCGCATAAAAGCCTTGCAGACACTTCATTATTGTGCCACCGGAAACGATCAGTTTTTTGAAGGCGATCTGGTTCTCGAAAAATTTCTGTGTGATGTGCCGCTAAAAACAACAATTCCGGGTTCAAGTCTGCTAAATGAAGCGGTAAAATCGGAGGCAGACAATATGCTTCGGGAACTCATCAAAAACTGGCCGGCATTAAAGAATACTTCACCCGATGGATTGCGGGAGATGTTTGTAAAGAGAAGCGGTAAACTAATTCAAAAAGATCGGAATTTTAAACTAATCGTTGAACGAAAAACGCAGGACATTCTATTGGATAAATTACCATGGAATATGTCCATTATAAAACTGCCGTGGAAGAAGGAATTAATATTTGTAGAATGGTGA